Genomic DNA from Planctomycetaceae bacterium:
GTTCCTGGCACCACTTCGCTTGCACCGCCTGACCTGGTGCGTGGCTTCACACGCGACCCGACGAACATCGCGTGCCGATGGTTCAGTGAGCCGGTTGCTGTAGAATGCCCCTGGGTGTTGAGAGCCAGACGATGGCGGCTGGATTGGGACAAAACGCATCAGGCATTTTTTTCTCGGCCCCCCCCCTGGCCGAGTGGTCGTTTCCAGATCACGACGAACGGTGCTGCTTCTGGTCCAATGGTCGTCACCGTACGCGTGCCACGACGGACGCTGTGCCGCAGCGATGTGAGTTCAGCTTCTGTCTCCATCTTATCTCACCCACGAACGCCAGTTTCGTGGCAGAGGCGCATCGTCAGGAATCGCCAGCCAGAGTCGTTCATCGTCTGGCTGGCGGCGAAATAAGTGGAACTCCAGTGCCATTCTTCCGCCATCTTGATGAAATTCAGTCCCACGGAATTTCGTTCGACGTATCTCATCATTGTCAGCAGATGGCCGTCGGACTGCACCGGATTCGACTTGAATCGCCCCTGATACAAATGCCCGGTCCCGCCGGTTTCGTAGTGAGCGTGCCAGCGCATCGTGTGCCTGACAGCCAGGCGACGGAAGAATTCGCTGACCTGATCGCTGGTTTCAGGCCGGACAACAAAATTCCAGTGATTCGGCGGGCCACCATGGCATAAATCGGCAGCAGCACAATTCCCCATGTCTCTGCGACGACACGTAAGAACGCGGCAAAGTCTTCCGGCTTCTCAGGAATCGTCCGCCGCGCCACCGCTCGATTCAGAAGGTGGAACAATTCACCTGCCGGACAATTACGTTTTGTGCGTGCCATCGCGGAAGTCGAACAAGCCGCGACACAAATTAGAAGAGAGCTGACGCCTCAATGGTCTGAGCCACTTGTGAGCGGAAGCTCCTCAAGATGACGTTGAATCCGGGCCCGATGCGTTTCGGCGAACGCCTGCCGCATGTGCGGCTGGGTCCAT
This window encodes:
- a CDS encoding transposase; this translates as MGNCAAADLCHGGPPNHWNFVVRPETSDQVSEFFRRLAVRHTMRWHAHYETGGTGHLYQGRFKSNPVQSDGHLLTMMRYVERNSVGLNFIKMAEEWHWSSTYFAASQTMNDSGWRFLTMRLCHETGVRG